The Chanodichthys erythropterus isolate Z2021 chromosome 12, ASM2448905v1, whole genome shotgun sequence genome contains a region encoding:
- the prr36a gene encoding platelet binding protein GspB isoform X1: MKPDGVATSPSEPMETEGTEPITEPTGSDGASQNGTTPSPPQPDEPQNEQAAPPTVKEAPGKAVDAKTKSKGPVKGKTTAAGPATTGPGTRPKATQSRVANGLTKTAASTPTKKPIPASTNAADKKKTTTNVGPSGPSKKPVSSSAVSTSRAQSKVTTVGTSRSTTTAASGTKTGTAVSTATSLSRRPATGATSAATKPRTTAPAPRPAAAPSAKPSTSATAKTTAVPKTNRATGSSAPRPTAISATGRTVTSTTASTAAATRTSRTATQQPVKPLVTASAARKDVGKTTTSAPAKRTVASTISHPASNKSSNPEAPKPAAATKRPPPSIKAPQPKPDDKKSVPTRKVPPSPRNNPSRPASGKNAAASPSHKQAASMVGVKLQPSKPTQSVLPLVKGKPDDKQSAAKPDDKEAAAESVQLSAAAVATVAVATAAAIAREESVSGPEVTPTVESSLDAPTSSLDVLENVDVQVPNVNSQSVLDISNTEPEAQEALIETIPVEVACPTSSAVDQESEEHVSGKVDEKLIMAVAPIAQEATEQETLTASPVNNSVAALVSSGVEVAEKAEPINSDCYEDVEEEEREGSQQVSLSEMSGTQPTEESRPGSAGLAGSVWRAGALLSELDSEDVSCSQQGASELSAPGVLEGTESMDDLGDASLKGADGEGASVGSPDFEKVPDILANEDDDDDDDNDDDDRVCDMEVGSERAEDSHGQHHDNEDDEEDEDVEMASEGITESGLESYGNADEDDLTEDYRLDNLNRIQPPPMVPSAPPATQWNQSSCFADAWAQPPQPAFTLLSSPSSECWQADPETPMQTPAQATLDVSSERGSSPLPPNLFEPPTCSPQQAPLIAAEGDVSPKPGLTPSQTCKFQSGTSSDPDLASDSNRDTSIPEEVEDCKKFTGIETHSKEELQPEPLNPIPTVLPDIMQDLGIHLEHADEEDEPETLPADDVLGGPATAPSSPSSATEDEASDTEGEMQIGEPQAELPGTGNAYGTAPVGHNLSSLEEREEMGGENEAGGGSETPQSATSAASYGFDYMTSNSNAQSSAESCSKSPGIFSLENEEQLSDEAKDPSLLKELIMMPTAPSGGKIDNIKSQHGEFQSHPEQQYMLCGESRELPEPDSVPGAVPLQSGLTDPSSRQHLEEEQDLDTPHPYYSTICEKTDSPLAERNLCFPPQPNDLLSIQMTMSSKLRLRPRAAHVTQPPRLPTDLPPRIPNAVSNTQLRCLEQHQQHLHEIQQRQEKRNREQERQEAREEKQVRNEREEQEEEQRRNLLELQLKQQEQELKQRQQIMQWQQELEQQQQQKHKVHTPVVLSPSSGLSTIYETLEASDTEDEQEEEGQRVVEEVQDKTSFNVCPGEDMQRCTEKNDSADLYSQYSTPSPKSTTQDPQRELQDTDPASHQDSSSPLGFTEQPPPLEFDWGKKVDIVHQLINQTLMLAGDGCSPLFLLPGGAGGTLSPLESSLWPNLLPPLTPPSATVTSVSSFSPEVPGSSAQGEWTVVELETHH, translated from the exons ATGAAACCTGATGGGGTGGCCACATCACCATCTGAACCAATGGAAACTGAAGGAACAGAACCCATAACGGAACCAACCGGCAGTGACGGGGCATCTCAAAATGGCACTACACCATCACCTCCACAACCCGATGAACCCCAAAATGAGCAAGCAGCTCCTCCAACTGTGAAGGAAGCTCCTGGGAAAGCAGTAGATGCTAAAACCAAATCCAAAGGCCCAGTCAAAGGCAAGACTACAGCTGCAGGCCCAGCAACCACTGGACCAGGCACACGACCCAAAGCAACCCAAAGCCGTGTGGCTAATGGCCTCACAAAGACTGCAGCAAGTACCCCAACCAAGAAACCCATTCCAGCTTCCACTAATGCTGCAGACAAGAAAAAAACCACCACTAATGTTGGACCTTCTGGTCCCAGTAAGAAACCTGTGAGCTCTTCTGCTGTTTCAACCTCAAGGGCCCAATCTAAAGTAACGACTGTTGGAACTAGCAGATCAACAACAACTGCTGCCAGTGGAACAAAGACAGGAACAGCTGTCAGCACAGCCACCAGCCTGAGTAGAAGACCTGCCACCGGTGCCACAAGTGCTGCAACCAAACCCAGAACCACAG CTCCAGCTCCAAGGCCAGCCGCTGCCCCTTCTGCCAAACCCAGCACTTCAGCCACAGCCAAAACCACTGCCGTTCCCAAAACTAACAG GGCAACTGGAAGTTCTGCCCCACGACCAACTGCTATATCTGCTACAGGAAGAACGGTAACCAGTACAACTGCTTCTACTGCTGCAGCTACTAGAACAAGCCGCACTGCTACACAACAGCCTGTTAAACCCTTGGTTACAGCATCAGCTGCTCGGAAAG ATGTTGGAAAAACAACCACTTCAGCACCTGCAAAAAGAACAGTTGCCTCAACAATATCTCATCCTGCTTCCAACAAGTCTTCAAATCCAGAGGCTCCAAAGCCAGCTGCAGCAACTAAACGACCTCCACCTAGCATCAAAGCGCCTCAACCCAAACCAGATGACAAAAAAAGCGTACCAACACGTAAGGTGCCCCCTAGTCCACGAAACAATCCCTCACGGCCAGCATCAGGCAAGAATGCTGCAGCGTCTCCTAGTCACAAACAAGCAGCTAGCATGGTTGGTGTGAAGCTTCAGCCTTCTAAACCAACACAGTCTGTTTTGCCCCTTGTCAAAGGAAAGCCCGATGATAAACAATCTGCAGCAAAGCCTGATGATAAAGAAGCTGCAGCAGAGTCTGTGCAACTTTCAGCAGCTGCTGTAGCTACTGTTGCTGTAGCAACAGCTGCTGCCATAGCCAGGGAAGAGTCTGTTTCAGGGCCTGAAGTTACTCCAACTGTCGAGAGCTCCCTGGATGCACCAACCTCCTCTTTAGATGTGCTGGAAAACGTAGATGTGCAGGTCCCTAATGTAAACTCCCAAAGTGTGCTGGATATTTCTAATACAGAGCCAGAAGCTCAAGAGGCCTTAATAGAAACTATTCCTGTTGAAGTGGCTTGTCCGACATCATCTGCAGTTGATCAGGAATCTGAAGAGCATGTGTCTGGCAAAGTTGATGAAAAGCTTATTATGGCTGTGGCACCAATTGCGCAGGAAGCAACTGAGCAGGAAACCTTGACTGCTTCACCAGTTAATAACTCTGTTGCTGCTTTAGTGTCCTCAGGTGTAGAGGTGGCGGAAAAAGCTGAGCCAATTAACAGTGACTGTTATGAAGatgtggaagaagaagaaagggAAGGCAGTCAGCAAGTATCTCTTTCAGAAATGAGTGGCACCCAGCCTACCGAAGAGTCTCGACCTGGGTCAGCTGGGCTTGCTGGGTCAGTTTGGCGGGCAGGGGCCTTGCTTTCAGAGCTTGACTCCGAGGATGTGAGTTGCAGCCAGCAGGGAGCATCAGAGCTCAGTGCTCCAGGTGTCCTAGAGGGCACGGAAAGCATGGATGATCTAGGTGATGCAAGCCTTAAAGGAGCTGATGGTGAAGGTGCATCTGTTGGGTCCCCTGACTTTGAGAAGGTTCCTGATATTCTTGCTAAcgaagatgatgatgacgacgatgataatgatgatgatgatcgaGTTTGTGACATGGAGGTAGGGTCAGAAAGAGCAGAGGACTCTCATGGGCAGCATCATGACAATGAGGATGATGAAGAGGATGAAGATGTAGAGATGGCAAGTGAGGGCATCACTGAGAGTGGGCTTGAAAGTTATGGGAATGCAGATGAGGATGACTTGACCGAAGACTACAGATTAGACAACTTGAACCGAATCCAGCCGCCTCCCATGGTTCCCTCTGCTCCTCCAGCAACCCAGTGGAACCAGTCTAGTTGCTTTGCTGATGCCTGGGCCCAGCCACCACAACCTGCCTTTACTCTTCTCTCAAGTCCTTCCTCTGAATGTTGGCAAGCAGACCCAGAAACCCCAATGCAAACACCTGCTCAAGCTACACTTGATGTAAGCTCTGAAAGGGGCTCTTCCCCTCTACCACCAAACCTTTTTGAGCCTCCAACTTGCTCACCTCAACAAGCCCCACTAATTGCTGCAGAGGGAGATGTTAGCCCCAAACCGGGCTTGACACCCTCTCAAACCTGCAAATTCCAGTCTGGTACCTCCAGTGACCCTGACCTAGCATCTGATAGTAACAGAGACACAAGTATACCAGAGGAGGTAGAAGATTGCAAAAAGTTCACCGGTATTGAAACTCATTCTAAAGAGGAGCTGCAACCAGAACCGCTAAACCCTATCCCCACTGTCCTGCCTGACATCATGCAGGACCTAGGCATCCACCTTGAACATGCTGATGAGGAAGATGAACCAGAAACTCTGCCAGCTGATGATGTACTGGGTGGTCCAGCAACTGCTCCATCATCCCCTTCATCAGCTACTGAGGATGAGGCAAGTGACACAGAAGGTGAAATGCAGATCGGTGAACCTCAAGCTGAGCTACCTGGCACTGGGAATGCCTATGGAACTGCGCCTGTGGGCCACAATTTGTCCAGTTTGGAGGAGCGTGAAGAAATGGGCGGGGAGAATGAAGCTGGTGGTGGTAGTGAGACCCCTCAGTCTGCCACTTCTGCTGCATCCTATGGCTTTGACTACATGACCTCTAACTCCAATGCCCAGTCATCTGCCGAGAGTTGCAGCAAGAGCCCTGGCATCTTTTCTCTTGAAAATGAAGAGCAGCTCTCAGATGAGGCCAAGGATCCATCTCTTCTTAAAGAGTTGATCATGATGCCTACTGCTCCATCTGGGGGAAAGATTGATAATATCAAAAGCCAACATGGGGAGTTCCAGTCCCACCCAGAACAACAGTACATGCTGTGTGGAGAGTCCAGGGAGCTGCCTGAGCCTGATTCAGTACCGGGAGCTGTACCCTTACAGTCAGGTTTGACTGACCCTTCATCCCGACAGCACCTAGAAGAAGAGCAAGATCTTGACACTCCGCATCCTTACTACTCCACTATATGCGAAAAGACTGATAGTCCCCTGGCAG AAAGGAACTTATGCTTTCCACCACAACCAAATGACTTGCTTTCCATCCAAATGACGATGTCATCCAAACTTCGTCTCCGGCCACGTGCTGCACATGTGACCCAACCACCACGACTGCCCACTGACCTCCCACCCAGAATACCAAATGCGGTGTCAAACACACAGCTTCGATGTCTAGAGCAACACCAACAGCACCTTCATGAGATCCAGCAACGACAGGAAAAACGTAATCGAGAGCAAGAGAGACAAGAAGCAAGAGAAGAAAAACAAGTGAGGAATGAAAGGGAGGAGCAGGAGGAGGAACAGAGGAGAAATTTACTTGAGTTGCAACTTAAGCAACAGGAGCAAGAACTGAAGCAACGACAGCAGATCATGCAGTGGCAACAAGAACttgaacagcagcagcagcaaaaacacaAGGTGCATACACCAGTCGTCCTCTCTCCTTCATCAGGACTCTCCACCATCTATGAAACTCTGGAAGCAAGTGACACAGAAGATGAACAGGAGGAGGAGGGACAAAGAGTGGTTGAGGAAGTACAAGATAAAACATCTTTTAATGTGTGCCCTGGAGAAGACATGCAAAGatgcactgaaaaaaatgacTCTGCTGATCTTTATTCACAATACTCAACACCTTCCCCAAAGTCTACTACTCAAGATCCACAGCGAGAACTTCAGGACACTGACCCTGCATCACACCAAGACAGTTCTTCTCCCTTAGGATTTACTGAGCAACCTCCACCTTTGGAGTTTGACTGGGGGAAGAAGGTGGACATTGTTCACCAGCTCATCAATCAGACATTAATGCTTGCAGGTGATGGTTGCTCGCCCCTTTTTCTGCTACCCGGAGGAGCAGGTGGGACACTCAGCCCCCTCGAAAGCAGCCTGTGGCCCAACTTGTTGCCACCTTTGACACCCCCTTCAGCCACCGTGACGTCTGTGAGCAGCTTCTCACCTGAGGTTCCAGGCAGCTCTGCTCAAGGTGAGTGGACTGTGGTAGAGCTGGAGACACATCACTGA